The Stigmatella ashevillena genomic sequence CCCACGCTGGCGCCGGGGAGCAGCTCGTACTCACCGCCGATGACGAACTCATCCGAGGACTGGGGCTTCAGGTCCGGATCCACCGGGCTGTTGATGGCGAAGGTCTGGTTGTAGAGGCGGCTGACGGACTCCGGGGCGCCGCGGACGATGTTCCGCTCGTCCCGGCACTCCGTGTAGGGCGCCTCCTGCCGGAGCGGATCGCACCCGGGCGCATCGCCCTGGGCGGCCCGGTTCCGGTTGGCCTGGAGGCGAGTGATGTTGGAGAACTGCGAGTTGACCATGGCCAGCACGGCGTTCTGGTAGTAGCGCGCGTAGCTGGCGAAGAGCTTGGAGCGGCCCTGCTGGGTGAAGTCGTAGATGACGCCCACGCGCGGGGAGAGCTGGTTGGACAAGTCGAAGGCCACGTCTCCGCCGTTGCCGTGGATCGTCTGCGCGTCGTAGCGCAGGCCCAGGTTGACGGTGACCTTGTCCAGCACGCTCCAGCTGTCCTGGAGGAAGCCACCCACGGCGGTGGCGCGCGTGGAGGTGGGCACCGAGGCCTGGATGACCTCCTCATCGGGGCCAATGAGGTAGCCGAAGGCGCGGAAGTCCTGGAAGGTGCCGCCGTTGACGTTCTCCCGGTAGAGCACCTTGCCCGAGTAGGCGCGGGTGTCCTTGTTCTGCATCACCTCCACGTCCATGCCGGCCTTGATGACGTGGTGGCCCAGGGCCTTGAGCAGCAGGGTGCCCACGATGTTGCCCTGGTAGCGGTCCACGGTCCGGTCCAGCAGGAAGCCCGGGCCGCCCAGCAGGTAGTTGGTCACCGTGCAGGGGGAGACGCCGTTGACGGGGTTGCACACCGAGGGGTCCGGAATCGTCTCCAGATCCGTGATGGAGTAGAAGGGCTGGTTGCGCTGCATCTCGAACTGGGGAACGCCGGACCACCCCTCCTCGTTGCCGATGCCGCTGCCATCCACGGGGAGGCTGGAGTCGTTCTGGTGGTGCCAGCCCACGTTGGTGTCCAGCAGCACCTTCTTGTCCAGGAAGGACGAGGTCAGCTTGAGGGAGATGTCGCGCGAGTCCTGCTCGTTGCGGTGGGCCAGTGCGTTGTAGGCGCCGGCGATGTTCTCCACCTCGACGGCCTGGTCCTCCACCCGGTAGGCGAAGCGGCCCGGGCCTCCCGAGCGGCTGGGGGCGCCATACGTGGACAGGGTGAGGGTGTGGTCCTTCGCGGCCTGCCAGGTGAGCTTGCCGATGTACTGCACGGAGCGCTGATCGGCGAAGTAGGTGGTGGTGGTGTCTGGGATGCGCTGGGTCTGGGAGAAGCCGTCGGCGTTCAGCACGCGCTTGCCCTGCTCATCCAGCACGAACGTGTTGAGGTTGCGCTCCAGTTGCCTGCGGGTGAACGACGGGGCGATGCCCGCGAAGAACCAGAGCTTGTCCTGGACGATGGGGCCTCCCAGGGTGCCTCCGAAGTCTCCCAGGTTCCACAGCTTCTGGTCCGTGGTGATGACGCTGCCTTCCCGCGCCACCTGGGTGGCATCGCCCTCGAGGAAGCCGGGCGTGATGTTGGTGAAGAGCGAGCCATGGAACTCGTTGGAGCCGGACTTGGTGACGGCCGTCACCACGCCGCCGGTGGAGCGGCCGAACTCCGGCATGAAGCCGCCGGTGATGACGTTCACCTCTTGGATGAAGTCGACCGAGACGGGCGAGCCCAGCACGCCAATGGCGGGGTTGCCCGTGGACAGGCCGTCCACGAGGAAGCCGTTCTCCGGGGAGCTGGTGCCGTTGAGGGAGATGCCGTAGGCATCGCTGTTGGCGCCGGGGGCCAGCTCGGCGAGGCTCTCGAAGGAGCGCGCCGCGGAGCCCTTGGAGCCTGGACGGATCAGCGCCAGGTTCTGGACCGCGTCGGTGTCCACGCTCACGCCGGTGCGGGTGGAGCCCACGTCGATGGCGGGCGGGGTGCCGGACACCTCGATGCTCGTCTGGAACTCGTCCGGGAGGATCTGGACGTTGAGCCGGATGGTGCGGTTGAGGCGCAGGGTGACGTCGGCGCGGGAGTAGGGCTGGAAGCCCTCGCGCTCGAAGCGCAGCGTGTAGACGCCCGGAGGCAACTGCGGCAGCCGGTAGATGCCCGTGCTGTCCGTGACCGCCACCTCTTCACCTTGGAGCGAGGAAGCGGTGGCGGTGACCGTCACGTCGGCGACGGGTTGCTGGTT encodes the following:
- a CDS encoding TonB-dependent receptor, producing MNLRQRDPARALGVTLVLAFALWGLPSWAQQGASVLTGTVLDASNQQPVADVTVTATASSLQGEEVAVTDSTGIYRLPQLPPGVYTLRFEREGFQPYSRADVTLRLNRTIRLNVQILPDEFQTSIEVSGTPPAIDVGSTRTGVSVDTDAVQNLALIRPGSKGSAARSFESLAELAPGANSDAYGISLNGTSSPENGFLVDGLSTGNPAIGVLGSPVSVDFIQEVNVITGGFMPEFGRSTGGVVTAVTKSGSNEFHGSLFTNITPGFLEGDATQVAREGSVITTDQKLWNLGDFGGTLGGPIVQDKLWFFAGIAPSFTRRQLERNLNTFVLDEQGKRVLNADGFSQTQRIPDTTTTYFADQRSVQYIGKLTWQAAKDHTLTLSTYGAPSRSGGPGRFAYRVEDQAVEVENIAGAYNALAHRNEQDSRDISLKLTSSFLDKKVLLDTNVGWHHQNDSSLPVDGSGIGNEEGWSGVPQFEMQRNQPFYSITDLETIPDPSVCNPVNGVSPCTVTNYLLGGPGFLLDRTVDRYQGNIVGTLLLKALGHHVIKAGMDVEVMQNKDTRAYSGKVLYRENVNGGTFQDFRAFGYLIGPDEEVIQASVPTSTRATAVGGFLQDSWSVLDKVTVNLGLRYDAQTIHGNGGDVAFDLSNQLSPRVGVIYDFTQQGRSKLFASYARYYQNAVLAMVNSQFSNITRLQANRNRAAQGDAPGCDPLRQEAPYTECRDERNIVRGAPESVSRLYNQTFAINSPVDPDLKPQSSDEFVIGGEYELLPGASVGLTYTHRNMNDVIEDMSRNEATNYFIGNPGRGIASDFPNAVRDYDAVSLLFNKAFSNLWLIQANYTWSRLYGNYSGLFRPENLQLAPNVTSDFDLVSLTENHMGLLPLDRTHSLKFYGAKELVLSGSASINLGLSYRGASGAPLNVVGAHYIYGPDFTFILPRGSGGRLPWVHAFDTRLAVNYRLTRDMVATVSLDVFNLLNFQAVTSRDQRYTADTVDAVVGGSADDLASLMPRGNTSRTVVVNPNYGKPLSYQPPRSIRLGARVSF